A genomic window from Sulfurimonas paralvinellae includes:
- a CDS encoding DUF262 domain-containing protein: MDYNETKNLDLKSIEKVIYENKKASKFFIPSYQRGYRWDDRQVLDLLDDIDEFAHKIKTQNEFYCLQPIVLRYDDENTHYKVIDGQQRLTTIYIILKYLQESSKRFNDIKKELNNNDEVKDIFEFCDIEDFEVQEPYSIEYETRTNSQDFLNNKLTEKINDSNPDYYHMSKAYQTTKEWFKTKNKKLFLDTLMKNTKFIWYEVDCKNDKEEIEIFSRLNIGKIGLTNAELIKAMLLLPIKDYKEQIEFSSVWDNIEQTLQKNDFWYFLSNDSKSETAIDLIFTALAQKYQKIYNKIIEEKYKNHEDEQKNQKLNFKITEDKYAYYIFAHILKTDFKSENKIWKESQELYRSFLNWYNDREIYHKVAYLIHFKHSLLSLYEKYEDKTKDEFKIELNELIEKGIPNINLMTLRYGEKGVHKMLLLFNIETILKNKNSNVRFDFFHFKFKDWDIEHIASQTDNINQEEWIKTVYKYIGNREINKDKINKIKKNFDKFTLLVKKMLNIKEPTDENKDSIGNLTLLDSKTNRSYGNAFFPVKRTIIIDQDSNGNFIPVCTKNVFLKQYSSKLSNMMNWTDDDVENYRNEILNLLQKYSVKCELEDVEND, translated from the coding sequence ATGGATTATAATGAGACTAAAAATTTAGACTTAAAAAGTATTGAAAAAGTTATTTATGAAAATAAAAAGGCTAGTAAGTTTTTTATACCTTCATATCAGAGGGGTTATCGATGGGATGATAGGCAAGTTTTAGATTTACTTGATGATATTGATGAGTTCGCACATAAAATAAAGACACAAAATGAATTTTATTGTCTTCAACCAATTGTTCTTAGATATGATGATGAAAATACCCATTATAAAGTCATTGATGGACAACAGAGACTTACAACAATTTACATCATCTTAAAATATCTTCAAGAGAGTAGTAAAAGATTTAACGATATAAAAAAAGAATTAAATAATAATGATGAAGTAAAAGATATTTTTGAATTTTGTGATATTGAAGATTTTGAGGTACAAGAGCCTTACTCAATAGAGTATGAAACCCGAACAAATAGTCAAGATTTCTTAAACAATAAATTGACAGAAAAGATAAATGATTCAAATCCAGATTATTATCATATGTCAAAAGCATATCAAACAACAAAAGAGTGGTTTAAAACCAAAAATAAAAAATTGTTTTTAGATACTCTTATGAAAAATACTAAATTTATTTGGTATGAAGTTGACTGCAAAAATGATAAAGAAGAGATAGAGATATTTAGTCGCTTAAATATAGGAAAAATAGGACTTACAAATGCCGAGCTCATTAAAGCAATGCTTCTTTTACCAATAAAAGACTATAAAGAACAAATTGAATTTTCATCAGTTTGGGACAATATCGAACAAACTTTGCAAAAGAATGATTTTTGGTATTTTCTTAGTAATGATTCAAAAAGTGAAACAGCAATTGATTTGATATTTACTGCTCTAGCTCAAAAGTATCAAAAAATCTACAATAAAATAATAGAAGAAAAATATAAAAATCATGAAGATGAACAAAAAAACCAAAAACTAAATTTTAAAATCACCGAAGATAAATATGCATATTATATTTTCGCACATATTTTAAAAACCGATTTTAAATCAGAAAATAAAATTTGGAAAGAGTCGCAAGAACTTTATAGATCTTTTTTAAATTGGTATAACGATAGAGAGATTTATCATAAAGTTGCTTATTTAATTCATTTTAAACATAGTCTTTTGAGTTTGTATGAGAAATATGAGGATAAAACAAAAGATGAGTTTAAAATTGAGTTAAACGAGTTGATTGAAAAAGGTATTCCAAACATTAATTTAATGACTTTAAGATATGGAGAAAAAGGTGTTCATAAAATGTTGCTTTTGTTTAATATAGAAACAATACTAAAAAATAAAAACTCCAATGTACGATTTGACTTTTTTCATTTTAAATTTAAAGATTGGGATATTGAACATATTGCTTCACAAACTGATAATATAAATCAAGAAGAATGGATAAAAACAGTTTATAAATATATAGGAAATAGAGAAATTAATAAAGATAAAATAAATAAGATAAAAAAGAATTTTGATAAGTTTACTTTATTAGTTAAAAAGATGTTAAATATTAAAGAACCAACTGATGAGAACAAAGATAGTATAGGTAACTTGACTCTACTGGATAGCAAAACAAATCGTAGCTATGGTAATGCATTTTTTCCCGTAAAAAGAACAATAATTATTGATCAAGATAGTAATGGGAATTTTATCCCTGTTTGTACAAAAAATGTATTTTTAAAACAATATAGTAGTAAGTTGTCAAATATGATGAATTGGACAGACGATGATGTAGAAAACTATAGGAATGAAATTCTTAATTTACTACAAAAATATAGTGTTAAATGCGAATTAGAGGATGTAGAAAATGATTGA
- a CDS encoding DUF2779 domain-containing protein: MILSKSLYIRGLQCHKSLWLYKNKQELRDTPNNQTESSFNTGYDVGKLAKELFPDGVEIEFDSNNFNGMIEKTKELISNGTEVIYEATFKEDGIFAMADILVKNGNAWDIYEVKASTHVKEYHINDTLIQWYALSKAINLNRAYVVHINNKYVRNGELNIKELFGIDDITDIVLEKQDDIKPQLLEIEEMLKGDIPDIDIGKHCSDPHGCDFISHCWQHIPKKNSVFDISYATGKQWKLYYQGILSIDDIPSNFHLGKNATLQIKHHKSQEIKIDKPKIKEFLDTIEYPINFFDFETFQNAIPRFDNQRPYAQMPFQYSLHILHEDGTLEHKEFLGDENSDPRRPLSEQMLRDITPTGSIIAFNQSFEITQIKNLAQVCSDISDELLALNERFIDLAHPFQYKHYYHPKFNGKYSIKIVLPTLFPNDDELDYKKLGSIQNGGDAMDTFANLYLLKDKSQLAEIKKDLLAYCRLDTLAMVRIWEQLQQLIKEGSNDK, from the coding sequence TTGATACTCTCTAAATCCCTATACATAAGAGGCTTACAATGTCACAAGTCACTATGGTTATATAAAAATAAACAAGAACTGAGAGATACTCCAAACAATCAAACAGAATCGAGCTTTAATACTGGGTATGATGTTGGAAAGTTAGCAAAAGAGCTATTTCCTGATGGTGTTGAAATAGAATTTGATAGCAATAATTTCAATGGAATGATTGAAAAAACTAAAGAGCTTATATCTAACGGAACAGAAGTAATTTATGAAGCAACATTCAAAGAAGATGGTATCTTTGCAATGGCTGATATTTTAGTCAAAAATGGAAATGCTTGGGATATTTATGAAGTAAAAGCTAGTACACATGTAAAAGAGTATCACATCAATGACACTTTAATCCAATGGTATGCACTCTCTAAGGCTATAAATCTAAATCGTGCCTATGTAGTCCATATTAACAATAAGTATGTAAGAAATGGTGAACTAAATATAAAAGAGTTATTTGGCATTGATGATATTACAGATATAGTTTTAGAAAAACAAGATGATATAAAGCCACAACTTTTAGAGATAGAAGAGATGTTAAAAGGTGACATACCTGATATAGACATTGGTAAACATTGTAGTGACCCTCATGGATGTGATTTTATCTCTCATTGTTGGCAACATATACCTAAGAAAAATTCAGTATTTGATATATCGTATGCTACGGGTAAGCAATGGAAACTTTACTATCAAGGTATCCTTAGTATAGATGATATTCCAAGTAATTTTCATCTTGGTAAAAATGCCACTTTACAAATAAAACATCATAAATCTCAAGAGATAAAAATAGACAAACCAAAGATTAAAGAGTTCTTAGACACGATCGAATACCCGATAAACTTCTTCGACTTTGAAACTTTTCAAAATGCTATTCCACGATTTGACAACCAAAGACCTTATGCACAAATGCCTTTTCAGTATTCGTTACATATCTTACATGAAGATGGAACACTAGAGCATAAGGAGTTTTTGGGAGATGAAAATAGCGACCCAAGGAGACCATTATCTGAGCAGATGTTAAGAGACATTACACCAACTGGTTCAATTATAGCTTTTAATCAATCGTTTGAGATAACACAGATTAAAAACTTGGCACAAGTGTGTTCAGATATTAGTGATGAACTGTTGGCTTTAAATGAGAGGTTTATAGACCTTGCACACCCATTCCAATACAAACACTACTACCATCCAAAATTTAACGGTAAATACTCTATAAAGATTGTTTTACCAACACTTTTCCCAAATGATGATGAACTAGATTATAAAAAGCTTGGCTCTATTCAAAATGGTGGCGATGCTATGGATACTTTTGCTAACCTTTATTTGCTAAAAGATAAAAGCCAATTAGCTGAGATAAAGAAAGATTTATTGGCTTATTGTAGGCTTGATACTTTGGCTATGGTTCGGATTTGGGAGCAGTTGCAGCAGTTAATTAAGGAAGGAAGTAATGACAAGTAG
- a CDS encoding GNAT family N-acetyltransferase — translation MTSSKFIIKPLTVETINQTVILRDKIFSDLKSYEKETLQASLDKNNYEECWKKNELTSMQYFIMLDTTKDKVMGLTGIYNEAEDTSDMCWLGWFCIDKEYRGQGLSKKLLNFSIDRAKELNKKYLHLYTYDSREYIPAMKLYEKYHFTIYDRDERDIYYKLDLKKKA, via the coding sequence ATGACAAGTAGTAAGTTTATAATCAAACCTTTGACTGTTGAAACTATAAATCAGACAGTTATACTTAGAGATAAAATTTTTTCTGATTTAAAAAGTTACGAAAAAGAAACACTACAAGCAAGTTTAGATAAAAATAACTATGAAGAATGCTGGAAGAAAAATGAATTAACAAGTATGCAGTATTTTATAATGCTAGATACGACTAAAGACAAGGTAATGGGTTTAACTGGTATTTATAACGAAGCGGAAGACACTAGCGATATGTGTTGGCTTGGTTGGTTTTGTATTGATAAAGAGTATAGAGGACAAGGATTAAGTAAAAAATTGTTAAATTTTTCTATTGATAGGGCGAAAGAGTTAAATAAAAAATACTTACATCTTTATACATATGATTCAAGAGAATATATTCCTGCGATGAAACTGTATGAAAAGTATCATTTTACTATCTATGATAGAGATGAAAGAGATATTTATTACAAATTAGATTTGAAAAAAAAAGCTTAA
- a CDS encoding DUF262 domain-containing protein, producing the protein MIELQNKKYTFWELLNEVGIKIPIIQRDYAQGRENKQAQDIRENFLNNLLEVLNSETKIDLDFVYGTVKDGYLILLDGQQRLTTLFLLHYFLVLKDEKLNEDTKKILTKFTYETRLSSREFIKLLINNTVNLKEEEISTTIKNQTWFFSDWENDPTIKSMLKMLDSVQDKFKNEKGLFEKLISKKHKQITFSFLPLDEFKLTDELYIKMNARGKPLSEFENFKSNFEKFLNNEEKKAKLDNEWYDIFWNLRKEKDEDSPAQRADELFLNFFKNITAFYSKEFNRVDIFKFIYTEKIDDICKVLDCLTSYQDNHTDEIRRDLNILQNFLKNPKDISYAERLKFYMLMVFFLKKGLPSESQETFKSWARVNINIIHNIAYDNIKDFENSIKFINNLGEHIDNLYEFLSENDFGDNISEQLKEEIEKATIIEDEKHQHDWEKDFLNAENHNYLDGEVKFLIKISAENEISEDNFKKYMEKFQALWEFASVKEDKKENEMLLHRALLTFGNYLPHKKNSNKYTFGSFGLGLREKNENWRRIFEKEEFKKLLDELNYEDIKQELTSIINSFEFNCNDWRSYFINPNKKWTPISYANYYHIQINNNAIFLNNGWSSSKATGWGWSRVYEMHSIYLLQHIQEKLNSLEPFLEIYPHPSSDIKETYPHIAIKNWKNKDNYSFEINIIYNEKYIIEFFEKNNKQIPNKIMDTLKTFDIDNETYDITVYKNEEFELCKQNDLVVFLENLLKTLKAINIDTL; encoded by the coding sequence ATGATTGAATTACAAAATAAAAAATATACTTTTTGGGAATTACTTAACGAAGTTGGTATAAAAATTCCAATTATTCAAAGAGATTATGCTCAAGGAAGAGAAAATAAACAAGCTCAAGATATTAGGGAAAATTTTTTAAATAATTTATTGGAAGTTCTAAATAGTGAAACAAAAATAGATTTAGATTTTGTATATGGAACTGTAAAAGATGGTTACTTGATACTATTAGATGGACAGCAAAGATTAACAACCCTTTTTTTACTTCATTATTTTTTAGTACTTAAAGATGAAAAACTAAATGAAGATACAAAAAAAATACTCACAAAGTTTACTTACGAAACAAGACTATCTTCAAGAGAATTTATTAAATTACTAATAAATAACACAGTCAATTTAAAAGAAGAAGAAATCTCTACCACAATTAAAAATCAAACTTGGTTTTTTAGTGATTGGGAAAATGACCCAACTATTAAAAGTATGCTTAAAATGCTTGATAGTGTGCAAGATAAATTTAAAAATGAGAAGGGATTATTTGAAAAACTAATTTCAAAAAAACACAAACAAATTACTTTTTCTTTTTTACCATTAGATGAATTTAAACTTACTGATGAACTATATATTAAAATGAATGCAAGAGGTAAGCCTCTCTCAGAATTTGAGAATTTTAAATCAAATTTTGAAAAATTTTTAAATAATGAAGAAAAAAAAGCAAAACTTGATAATGAATGGTATGATATTTTTTGGAACCTTAGAAAAGAAAAGGATGAAGATAGTCCAGCACAAAGAGCAGATGAGTTATTTTTAAACTTTTTCAAAAATATTACAGCTTTTTATAGTAAAGAGTTCAATAGAGTTGATATTTTTAAGTTTATATATACAGAAAAAATCGATGATATATGTAAAGTATTAGATTGTTTAACATCCTACCAAGACAATCATACAGATGAAATAAGACGAGATTTAAACATTCTTCAGAATTTTCTCAAAAATCCAAAAGATATCAGTTATGCTGAAAGATTAAAATTTTATATGCTTATGGTGTTTTTCTTGAAAAAAGGATTACCAAGTGAATCTCAAGAGACCTTTAAAAGCTGGGCTAGAGTTAATATAAACATAATTCATAATATAGCATACGACAATATAAAGGATTTTGAAAATAGTATAAAGTTTATTAATAATTTAGGTGAACATATTGATAATTTATATGAATTTCTATCTGAAAACGACTTTGGAGATAATATATCAGAGCAATTAAAAGAAGAAATTGAAAAAGCAACTATTATTGAGGATGAAAAACATCAGCATGATTGGGAAAAAGATTTCTTAAATGCAGAAAATCATAATTATCTTGATGGTGAAGTCAAATTTCTAATTAAAATATCCGCAGAAAATGAAATAAGTGAAGATAATTTTAAAAAATATATGGAGAAATTTCAAGCCTTATGGGAGTTTGCAAGTGTTAAAGAAGATAAAAAAGAAAATGAGATGTTGCTTCATAGAGCACTTCTCACTTTTGGAAACTATCTTCCACATAAAAAAAATAGCAATAAATATACTTTTGGAAGTTTTGGTTTAGGACTCAGGGAGAAAAACGAAAACTGGAGGAGGATTTTTGAAAAAGAAGAATTTAAAAAATTATTGGATGAATTAAATTATGAGGATATAAAACAAGAGCTTACAAGTATTATTAATAGTTTTGAATTTAATTGTAATGATTGGAGAAGTTATTTTATAAATCCAAATAAAAAGTGGACACCAATATCATATGCAAATTATTATCATATACAAATTAATAATAATGCTATCTTTTTAAATAATGGTTGGAGTAGTAGCAAGGCAACTGGATGGGGTTGGAGTCGAGTTTACGAAATGCATAGTATATACTTATTACAACATATTCAAGAAAAATTAAATAGCCTAGAACCTTTTTTGGAAATTTATCCACATCCAAGCAGTGATATAAAGGAAACATATCCTCATATAGCTATAAAAAATTGGAAAAATAAAGATAATTATAGTTTTGAGATTAATATAATATATAATGAAAAATATATTATTGAATTTTTTGAAAAAAATAATAAACAAATACCAAATAAAATTATGGATACATTAAAAACTTTTGACATAGATAATGAAACATACGATATTACGGTCTATAAAAATGAGGAATTTGAACTTTGCAAGCAAAATGATTTAGTTGTATTTTTAGAAAATTTGTTAAAAACATTGAAAGCTATTAACATTGATACTCTCTAA